The following is a genomic window from Oscarella lobularis chromosome 2, ooOscLobu1.1, whole genome shotgun sequence.
GAAATGTGTCGATGATTTGCTTCTTGCCAAGCAGGTGtactctctttctttccaaGAGTGCGTCTTTACGTTAATTAATGCACAACATTGTTCACACTTTTTTCTATTATCTAGTGTTGCAATTGATTACTTGACCGTCACCTTTCAGCACATTGATTCTTTAGTAAACTTGTCACGTTTTCATATCCTCATTTTTCAGATTCTCTTCCAGCTTGCACCACTCATTCAAACTCAAATGAACGCAAACAATGCGCTACTGAAAACAGTGGATCTACCCAGCAGCAAGTTTTcagacgtcgccgctgcTACCTTTCAAATTTACATAAAAGTAAAGCAATTTTTCCAATTTGAAAGCGATTTTCCACCAGAGTACGTATCAATACCAACAACGAATTGTTTTTCTACATACTCTTTTAAAGGGTTTCTAGAGGAATTCGATTATTTAAAATGCACGCATGGTTTAGACCACTTGTCTATAGCTGGCTTGAACTGGCGTACCAAAAAGCGCAAGAAAGAATTAACAGAGCTTTGGAACTAGATCACGTAGATTGGATAAAATAGTCAAtgacattgacgtcacaatattTTACCAGGTTTCCGTGGCTGCTCTAAGTGACAGCGTCAAACACTCAAGTTCAGCCGTTGACACAGCCAATCTGCTCTTTCAAGTGCTCCCTTCCCAGTATTGCGATACTTGTAAACGTACGTTTACTTTGCGTCGTTTAGATGCGAGTGTCGTGGGAGCAGCTAAACTGGCCCGAACCTACGGTCGCCTATGGTTTCGCTATCAAATTGGCTGAGGTACAGTATGGACTCTAGGATAAGAGTGGGTATAAATgagttttgtttttcagtaCATTTGTTCCTCTGCTATGTATTATGCCAATAGAGTGCACGAGATCCTAAAACAAAAGTCCTATTATAATCAATCACcggaatttgacgtcacagaaaaAGTACACGATGGTAATAAAAATTTCGAATCTTATATTGAAATGTAGCTCTGCGTGACATTGAATGACATTGATTACGTGCAAAAGGCATTGAAACCTCTTCCAGAAGCTTTTGACTGGGATAAAGTGACGTTGAGTCTCGAGGCGGAAATGGGACTGAATGCTGCAAAACAGAGCCAACGAACTCTCCACGCGCTTCTCCCTAGTTCAGATGAAAATATAAGCAATCAAATTGCTGTAAtagtagaaaaaattggAGAACGAGTAAGTCCATAGATTAAGGAATTGGCTAGTCTCAgatctcttctcttcttttgtaAAAGATGACTGTGGAAATATCTAATTATGCTGGACAAATAATCAAATGTCCTCCAAGAATGACCGTTGAAGACGTATGCCGGTAGTTCGTAGTCTATATCGCCTGACCGAAGCCTTTCTTACTATAGTCGATCAAAGGACTGATGGCCTACTTGCAAACTAATCTGCAGTCACTCAACAACTGGCTTCTACCTAGCGTTTTTACGCAGTAAGTAGAACTCGCTTGCGCACCTAAATAGATAgcgttcgtctttttttagggtTCTACTGCCCATCTACAATCTCTGCATCTCCGCGCTGTTTCGCATCGTTCACAACAGATTCGATGCAAGCAGTTCATAAATAAtctctttatttatttattatatacaCGTATATTTGATTTAGCTGGTGCCTTCTATTTATCGACGAATTGTGCATGCATTGAAGGTATTTAATATATTATTTGAATTTAGAATAACACTAATCAAGCAGATTCTCTGGAGTTTTTTCAACGATTGTGGACAAGGTCTCAGTGACGAGAGCATGCAAACCGACACCTACAGGGTACATCATATATGTACACTCATCAACAGGAGATCAAAATAAAATTACCGCAGGCCATTATGTCTTTGGCTGAGAAGAGGCAAGCAGAATCGCCTAATTTGATTTCCCAATATTTAGAAGAGTTGAACCGAGACATGGCCAAAGTCGAAGTGAGACATCGAAAATAGTTGCCTCTTTACTTATTAGTCTGGATTGTAGTCAGTGAATCGCGGCTTTCTGACTGTTCAAGTTGCTTACATTAGGCCTAGAACAGCACTCTGCGTCAAAATTCTAAATACGAGGAATATCCCTGCGTTAGACCCGAATGGTACACATGAGGAACGTTTGAGTAATATTTTTTGTTACTTTATGTTTCAAGGCATGTCAGATCCCTATGTTCAATTTCAACCGTTTCCGGCTAGTGCGTTTTCCGGCAAATCAATACGCCAGCAAACCAAGGTGCAAACAAAAACTCTGACCGCGATATTCGATGAAACTTTCTACATGTGAGTGGCATAAGAGGTGTCTCGTAATGACAAAAGGCTCTTTAGTTCTGCGTCAGTCAAGGCTTTTTCCGACTTCAATCCTGTCCTGGTTTTTCACGTTTATGACTGGAATCGCATTACTAAGGATGATCTTGCTGGAGAAACTATTTTGCCTCTGTCATCAGTTCCgcatttgacgtcagaggcTGAAGTGGATGGCTTGAAGCAGACGACGATGTCACTTTGGCTTCCTCCTCCAGAGCCAAAAGGTGGATTATTTCGTATTATTGAAAGTAGAAAGTGGGATAATGAAGCAGTCGATTTTGTCaaggtgagaaaaaagtTGAGAAAATATTTGCTATAGGAACAGATCACTTATATAATCATTTTCACGCgctttatttaattaattagggtGTTTTCACAGAAATTGAAAGGCacgccaaaaaaattacgcCAATCTAATATGCGAATTAGtctctagcgcgcgttacagaaaagaaatcctgtttcgcttttttgcATTCCACGGTGACGTCGCCCAAGTCGTCCAGAGCTGTCCAGAGCCGAACGTAAGCGTCTAAATCGCGCGCTGCGACCAATTCGCGCGCTAATTATGAATCGGCGACAGTGCATGAGCGAAAGGCCCGAAGACGTCTCCCCATCGCTTGTCATTGGACATCGCACGCTAGCGACGTCGCAGAGTCGCGAAGAAATGAATAAACGGTACGATACGCGCAGAAGAGCTCGTTCCCCCGATCGCGcgctcgtgacgtcatcgtggAACATCTGGCTCTACAGGAGCCACGAACTTGATGACGGCTTTTCGAGAGTTTTACGCTCGATCTAAGCGAAGCGCAGGTGAAACGAAGAGCGgaacgcgaagcgaaagTGAGTGTATGCGAAAGCGCGGaagccttaattaataaatgcTTTACAGTATTCATAAGCTATAGGTCAATGGAAATTGCATAGGATTACGTGATTTTTTCGCTGTCAAAGCATAGATATAAAATGGTATATCTACTGCCCGAGTCACAACTCGGAAGTCGGAATAATTGGACTCCGCCCCCGACTGTGCCCGAGTCACGACTCCGACTCGGCCCCCGACTCGGCCCCCGACTCAGTCCGAGTCACGGCCCGAGTCACGACTTAGACTCGGTCCCCCAACTCGGCCCTGACTCGGCCCCCACAACTCACCGAATCACGCACAGAGATAGACAATAGATTGGCGtttgaaattatttaaattcTTGCAAAATGAATTCCACGTGGATAAGAAAAGCATGCCAcccgcggcggcgacaccCCGCGGCCCTCCACACCGGCTCTCCTCCGCGGCCGCATAGCGTAATGGGCCCACTTAGTTGAACGATGAAAAAAGCTTTATAGGCGCTCATCATGCCAACTTGATATAAAGACATTCAAATCAAACGATACAGCAGCCAGTTCCTTAGTTAATGCTTTACAGTATTCATAAGCTATAGGTCAATGGAAATTGCATAGGATTACGTGATTTTTTCGCTGTCCATCCAAGCTTGGAGTTAGGTCCCTGGTGGACACCCTGGGTGGACATAGACTGGTGGACATGGTGGACATAGAGTCTCCTGGAGATCCCGGATTTATAAACGTTGGCCGAACTCCTTCAGATAGACGAAATCGTGTACTTGCTGGCGGCGTTTCTGTCGTCGATTGGAAGCAGAAGCAGGATGTCAGCCATCTTCTGCCAAATACGTGCCGTCGCCCGCGCGAGTTCCTTCAAACGCGATCCGCGCTTCAAAGTTCATGCCGTTTCTGTTCTTGTCGCATTGCCGCTACGCTTAGAGAAGCCTAGATGACGTGCCAAcgtaaaaaaacaaaaagctGGGACACGTTTTGAGgtagaagaacgacgtgTGCCGTAACCTTAGCGATTGTTTTGATTCGTGACTCGGTCGCAGGTGTGACCACACATACGATAAAATTTGCGTATCGAGAGCGAGGTCAGCATACGCACCGCGATCGATCATGTCGAGAACATcccaaaagaaagacgacgaagatatTGCCATAATAGGCATCGGATGCCGTTTTCCCGgaaacgtcaacgacgtccAAACCTTTTGGAAaatgctcgtcgacgcgaccgaTTGCACGTCCGAAGTGCCTCAAGATCCGAGTCGATTTGACTTGATGAACGACTATTATCATCCCACGCCTCGAACCGAAGGCAAAATCTGCGCTCGACGCGGCGGCTACGTCGACTCGAAAAATTTTCGCAAATTCGATCGACAATTCTTTCGGATGCCGCCCGCCGAGGCAAATCATCTCGATCCTCAAATTCGTATGCTTCTGGAAGGGACGTGGGAGGCGCTTGAAGATGCCGGAATGCCGCCGAGTCGCCTTCGCGGCACGACGACCGGCGTCTACATCGGTCTCATGAATAACGACTACACCGTCAAGCCGGACACCCTGATTAATGCCTATACAAATTCGGGCACGGACGCGAGCATGGCTTCGAATCGGCTTTCATATGAATTTGACTTTCGCGGACCGAGCTACACTATCGATACGgcctgctcgtcgtcgctctacGCCATTCATCACGCGTGTGAAGGAATTCGGCACGGCGACTGTGACATGGCGGTGGCCGGCGGCGCCAATGTTGTCCTGCTTCCCGTCACGAGTATTGGCCTTTCGCAAGCGCAAATGATTTCGCCCGACGGCAGGTGCAAGACTTTTGATGCTTCGGCGAACGGCTATTCGCGAGGCGAAGgagccggcgtcgtcgtgctAAAATCACTTCGAAAAGCGCTTGAATGCAAAGATTCGATATATGCCGTCATCAAAGGCGGAGCGATGAGCAACGACGGGAAGACGTACGGCGTCTCGCAGCCGAGCTCCGACGCTCAGATCGATTTGCTCGGCAAAGCGTGTCGTAACGCAGGAGTCAAGCCAGAGATGATCTCTTACGTCGAAGCCCACGGAACCGGCACGAAAGCCGGAGATGCGGCAGAAGCCAATGCACTGGGGGTGGCGATTGGTAAAAAGCGTGCCGCATCAAACGCACCGCCGCTAGTTGTAGGCTCCGTCAAATCGAATATCGGTCACACGGAAGGTGCCGCAGGAGTAGCGGGTGTAATCAAAGCGGCTCTAATTCTCGCTAAACGAAAAATCCCCCCTTCTATTCATTTTCGAGTTCCTAATCCAAGCATTCCGTTTGAAGCGTTACACGTCCAAGTGTGTACGAATGTCACCGATTTGCCTACCAATGCTTACGTTGGTTGCAGTTCGTTCGGCTTTGGGGGCGCCAATGCTCACGTTATCTTACAAGAATCTCCCATTGCTCGCCACTTGGCAGACgaaaaaggcggcgacggcatcACGACGGACCAAGTTGATGCTCAGACGACTGCTAAACAATcgcatcgtcttcttcttctttctgcctCGACGCACGCAGGTCTGAAAGATCAGGCGAGAAATTGGATCAATtttctagaagaaaaacccTCTTACTTGTTTTCGAGCATTCTCTATTCGGCCGCTTGTCGTTTTCAGCACCACCGTCATAGACTTGCTCTCGTTGTTAGAAATCGTCAGGAAGCGGTCCAACTTCTGACTGATTACATAGAAGACAAGAAGAGTTCCGAGAACCTTTTGACGGGAAACGACGCAGAAGAGATGAGAACCGTTCCTCTTGTGTTTGCCTTCTCCGGAATGGGAACGCAATGGTGGGCTATGGGACGCCAGCTGCTGGACGAATATCCAAAGTTTTGCGCCGTGATAAAAGTATGACGCAGATAAATCAATAGAGATaaaaatgtatttttttgtttgcagGAGATTGACGAACATCTTCGCTCTGTCGGAGCGACGTGGTCGCTATTCGATGTGTTGACATCgtcagaagaaaattcaatgaTACACCGTACAGGTGGAGGAACACGCATGAACACATGGACTGTAGTATCTCTATCAGCTCTCTCTAGAAATTTCCCAACCCTGCATCTTTGCCATCGAAGTAGCAATTGTCGAAGTTCTACGAGAATTCGGCGTCAGTCCGACGGCCGTCGTGGGCCACAGCGTCGGCGAAGTCGCCACAGCTTACACAGCCGGCCTACTGACGCTGAAACAAGCGTCAGCGATAATATACCATCGCGGTAGGCTCTTGGAAAAAACGAGCGGTCGCGGCGGCATGCTCGCCGTTCTCGGAGATGCCAACGAGGCTCTTAAATTACTTCCCAAAAATTTGATCGCGACGAGCAGTCGTCGCTGGATAAAGGATTTCGATGAGACGGTGGCAGGGACTAACGGTAAATGCGCCGTTCTAGACGTCGCCGCTATCAACAGTTCTCGTCAAATCGTCTTGTCTGGCGACGAAGGGGCTCTCaaggcagcggcgacggcttTGAGTGAtaacgacgaaattcgaacGATTCTACTCAAAGTCAACAACGCCTTTCACAGCTACCAGCAATCGTCTCTTCAAGCGGAAGTAATAGACTGCCTAGAGAAAGTAGAAAGGACGAGCGGAGTAAATGGTGctgtgacgacgattcccATGGTTTCGTCCGTGACAGCCGAGTACGTCGATAGCGAAATCGTTGGCAAGGCGTCGTACTGGTGGGCGAATATTCGTCAAACCGTTCGCTTTCAAGATGCGGTGAAAGTTCTCCTCGAGAAGGGCTACACGAATTTCGTAGAAATAGGGGCGCACAGCGTTTTGATTCCGGCCATCAAGGACATTCTGTCCGCTGAGAACCTGACTTCCCAATCGTCAGTTATTTCAACGCTGAAAAGACCGAGAGACATTAGAGCGCCGTCCAGTGACGAAACAGCGAGTCTGCTTCGATGCATAGCTAAACTTCACGTCATGGGagcgaaaatcgatttcagcTCCATGTATCCTCAGGAAAGCCATCAGTTCGTACCGCTTCCTCGCTATCCGTGGCAAAGAGAAGAGTGCTGGTTCTCAGCCAACGAAGCCGCTGTCGATCTCGTGCATCCTCTACTAGGAGAACGTCAAGCGAGCATCGCTgaaatcgtcggcgacgacagtGAGACAGACACGATCATATGGAAGTGCGAGTACAGTTCGTTTACTTTGCCGTGGCTGAAAGACCACGCGATTGTCGACGTGATAGCTCCCGCTGCCGCCTACGTAGAGACGGGTCTCGCGGCGGCACGATCAATCTTCGGCGATGCCGCCAACTTCTGTCTGACAAACGTGGCcgtgaaaaaattcatgTTCACGCCAAATAGCTCGGCCGACGTTCGAGTTCTAGCCGAGAAATTGGGACAGAAAGAGTATCGGCTTAGTATTCACAGCAGTAAAGCGACGGCCTCTTCTGGATGGCAAACCCATGCCACCATGACCATTCTTCAACCTAATGATGAACAAGCCAAAGAAGATTCATTTGAGAATCTAGCATCcctaaagaaacgatttcctaTCGTAGTTAGGACGTCAAAGGAAGACATTTACAATTccggcgacgaaggagacTCGTACAAGTTCGGCCCGTCGTTTCGTGTGTGCCAGTGGGCGGCACTGTCTCATGAAATGAACGAAATATTGGTTCGCGCGACGGTGACTGAAGAAATACGCCACGAGCTGCATCGGTACATAATACATCCAGCATTCTTGGACGGTTGTTTTCAAGCGTACTTGTTGAGCTCGAGGACAAAATTCGATCAGCCGACCGACGTAGATGGAAGCAAGCCTACAGTTCTAGTGCCAACGTCTCTAAGCAGCTGCGAGGTTTATGGAGAAATTCCGTCAGACGTATTTATTCATTTGAAGGAATACGATAATTCAGACGGACATAACTGTGCGGACGTAAGTCTCATGAGTGCAGATGACGGTCGTGTTGCCCTGAAAATCAACAAAGTGACATTTAGTAGTATATCTTCATCTGGTGACGATAACAAGCCCCATTTCTGGACATTGAAATGGGAGTCTGAGAGAAGCGAGAAAACTGTGGACGATAACGAGGACGATAGTGCACCAGCGAACGCCGTTTGCATTATGTGGTTTAGCGAGAGTCAAAAGACGGCATTGGAGCATCTTCTTCACGAATTCAAAGAGCGAAACATTCAAGCAGACGTCCGTTTTATGAcggacgagaagaacgaaagcgaatccTTTTCCTCATATACGGACATAGTGATGCTTCTAATGGACATATCGGAAAGCAACGTATTTGAAACTACGAAAAAGGACGACTTCCTAGACGCTGCTTTTGCGTCTCCACTGGCTTATATCAAAACGCTTCAAAATCACGGCTCCTCGTgggaaaaagaagcgcaTTTGCGCCACTGGCTTGTCACCCAAAACGGTCAggccgtcttcgacggcgaaatcgctAATCCTGGCCAAACGACAGTTGCTGGGTgcattctttctcttgccCACGAGTTGCCAGACTCGAAAAACTTCTGGGTTGACCTAGAAAGCGCCGATACCTCAACGTCCAGCGTATGGCAAGCATTTGTTGACTACTTCCTGAATTTTGATCCCGGAGAAAATGAGGTGGCGTTGCGACGTGGCACTGATAACGATTCATTTGCTCCCGTCTTTCCACGTCTAACTGAAATGAATCCAGATGCCATTGCTTCTCACGTTTCTGATGCCCACTGGACAGTGGCGtattcgtcgaaaacgaaacgaccaATATTAACAGCAGTCGACCATCCTGACACCCGTCATCCTGTGATAGTTAAAGTAACCTGTTTCGGTCCTCTTTCAAGAACGTCGTCTGGAGAATTTCCAGGAGCGTGGGTCATCGGTGCAGTGACGTCTTGTCCTGACGCGAGTTTCGAATTGGGAGATACCGTATTGGGTCTCTCCGATATGATATCCAGCACCGTTAGCGTTCCCTTGAGCCTGGCAGTCAAGGTTCCAGAAGAAATGACTCTATCTAACGCCGAAATTGTCAATGCCGTGCAAGAACTGCTTGTTCCTTACATTACGTTTACCGTCGCCTCTCCGCTAGCTGTCGGCGACACGGTTCTTGCGTTGGCGAATCCAAGCGATAGCtcgcagaaaaaagaactgACTGCTCTATCAAAACTCCTCCACTGGCTGAAAGTTCGCTTCATTGTCGTTCACAACTCAGCGAAGTTAAGCGAAAATGACATTGACGCGTGCACTCCTCAAGATCTAGCGAGTATTTTGGTGGACAAGAAGCTAGCCAGTGGAGTCGTCTTTCTCAATGAAGTAGAAATCACTGAAGcagacaaggtgcttcagcaCCTGAAATCGTTTGGAAGTTGCGTCTTTTACAGCAGAGCACAACTTCGTCGGTTTGTCAAATCAGCCAAAACCGACAGAAGTCTTGCTAATTTCTTTCCTATGATGACGACGCAGGACCTGTTCGACGAACAGCACCGCGGACTCGTCGGAAGGTCGCTCGTACAACTGTTAGAGCGACTACGCAGAGAAACGAATGGGAAGAGGAAAGTGGAAGCTAAGCATCTGCGCGACTTGCTCGCTCCTTCGGCAGCAGATTCACTGCACACTTTCTTGGCTGACTCAGAACCAATCAACCTGACTCTTCCTTTTGAAAACTCATTTACGGCTCGCCTCAATGATAGCTATCTCATCACGGGCGGACTTAAAGGATTGGGGTTGTCGCTAGCAAAGTGGCTCGTCGATCGCGGTGCAAAGCATCTGCACCTTCTCGGTCGCAGTCCTCCTGGCGCCGAAGAAGCTGTTCAGATAGAGGAGCTTCGAGAGATGTCTCGGATCGATATCTGGCAAGTGGACATATCTAGTGAAGATGCAATCGAAGGCGTCTTTCAAGAAATTTCACAAATAACCTCTTCAAATCTTGCTGGTATATTCCACTGTGCAGCCGTCTATCACGATTCCTTGCTCTTTACCGTGGAGAAAGACCAACTAGAAAAAGTCATGCTACCCAAGGCGTACGGAGCTTGGCTCTTGCACCGACAGAGCCTAGCCTTGAAGACTCATCTTCGCTATTTTGTTCTCTTTTCGAGCATCGCCTCTCTTTTTGGAAATTCCGGTCAAGTGAGCTACTGCATTGCCAATACGGTGCTAAATTCTCTGGCCGATCACCGCAAACGAATGGGTCTTCCAGCAACCTCGCTTCAATTTGGGGCAATTAGTGGCGCCGGCTTTCTCCAACAAAACCCCAAGATAATGACGTTGCTGAAGTCAAGAGGACTGGCGCCGCTAAGTGATCAGTCAGCGTTGGACTGCATGGGACGGGCCATGCTTATCCAGCTGCCTTCCCTGTGCATTCAAGGCAACATTACACCAGAAAAATACGTTCGTCCAGCTAAGCTGGGAAGTacgtttcgtttctctcgACTAAAAGAGCTGGAAAAGTTGGCCGGTGACAGAATCGATGccatcgaatcgtcgaagatgctattcgcttcgctttcgccgccaGAAAAGCGGAAAGTCGTTGTCGACCTGCTTTCTACGTGGCTCGGAGCCGGTCTGGGTCTGGACGAGGTGCCACTGAATGCGTCCTTAGTTTCCATCGGGTTCGACTCGATTATGGCCACGGAAATGAGTGATCGGATTCACCTTGcattcatcgtcatcgtgcCTCCAGTTCGCATGCTAAACGACCAGTGCAGCGTGAATTTTCTAGCCGATATCATTATGACTTTAATTCAAAATCAAGCGACcgcggaagaagaaaaagaagaagaagaagaaactcCAGGCGAAAAGTCAGATCAAAACTTGTGGAGATACTCTTTGAACAGCCCAGCGAAGGACAAGACAATTTGCCACCTCATATGCTTTCCCCCATATGCCGCAGGTGCATCTGTTTACTCGCAGTGGGGAAAGCTTTTCAAAGACAGCGGCATTGGAGTGACCGTCCTTCACTTTCCCGGCTGGGAAGAAAGACAAACCGAGACGTTCCTAGGCGATTTAGACGGCCTTGTCTCGGCAGCACTAGATGCCGTACTGCCACTAGCAGAGGAGCACAAAGTCGCCTTCTACGGTCATAGCATGGGTGGTCTCATCGCCTATGAGGTGGCTCTTCGTCTTGAAAAAGATCATGGCATATCCATCACGCACTTCTTCGTTGGTGCTTGGTATGCTCCTCACTTGCAATACCCTCGTCCAGCCGATTTCAATATTCCGTCGTCGGTGTTCAAGAGAGACGCGCCACTTGCTGTCGTCTTTCAGCATTTGAAACAGCTCAATTTCATCGACCTTCCATCTGCGGTGGATCCGCTGCTTCAGCATTGGATGCCATGCTTTGAAATAGCTCTCAAAATTTTGAAGAGATACACTCCGAATGAGAATTCGTTGCCGTGCAGCATCGACGCTTTCTCCTCGACTGGAGACCCTTTTGTCCAGCCTAAAGACGTGATACCATGGGAGAAGCAATCACGATCTGATTTCGTCCATAATAGCGTCAATGCCCCAGGGCACCAGTTCACAAATTTATTCGCCAACGTCATATGTGAAACGATACAAGGCAGATTGAAAACTTTGCTCTAGGTAGCAGTCAGGCGAAAGTAGTTAGGAAATGTGCATCATGCTTAAAGGACTTGCAATGACGGGCTGATGTAGCCCTGAGACTTTACTCTATTTTACTGCGGCACGAGGAAGTATACTATTCACTGCATATTTTTGTATTTCGTCACTACTCAATTAGGTGTTCTGTTCTGTACTTTTCAGTAGTATCTCTGTTTAGCGGATCTAGATATCGTTCATAAATACAGCCgtgaatatatatatacatacatatattgTTGTTCATAAGGCCAACAGGCCAGTCATCAAACGTAAAGGATGCAGCAATTACATATAATTAAGAAACGTCTTCTAAGTAGTCTAAACCGAACTTGAAGGCAAGACGCCATAAAACAATATATAGGGCGTGGAGGTCAGCGTCGACTTGGGCGACAGTACTCTTCGAAAATCCGCATTGGAGAGCACTTCAACATCGGAATCGTCCAATTTGAGCCACTTCCACCCACACTGACACGCGCCTCCATCGTCAAACGAACTGCTACTCTCAGGACAAACGCACTCGGTCGAACAGTCGTCTTGTCGTCCAGCTGGCTCGTCGGAAGGCAGACGGACGTAGGTGAGATAGTGCCCACTGCCTGACATGCAGCCGTTGTGCATTACAACGGCAAAGAGCTCGTACGTTGAATGCCGTCGATTGCAGGACAACGTGCACCATTGATCGAGCTTCATGCGCATTGGAGTGGCCAAATTGCCACTGATTTTGCTAACGTAGCTTCCGAGAGACGACAGCCTATAAAGAACAAGAGCACATCTTTAGACTCTGTGTGCATttcatacatgtatgtacACTCACCCGCCACCGCCCATCGCTGCAAATCTCTTCAAATGAATCGTCAAGACGGACGGCAACCGATCGAACATCGTGCTGATCTCCGCTTCCGTGTGCGTGCGGCACTCGTTGCAATAATAGCAATCGCGTCCAGTCAGCCGT
Proteins encoded in this region:
- the LOC136200149 gene encoding phenolphthiocerol/phthiocerol polyketide synthase subunit C-like, yielding MSRTSQKKDDEDIAIIGIGCRFPGNVNDVQTFWKMLVDATDCTSEVPQDPSRFDLMNDYYHPTPRTEGKICARRGGYVDSKNFRKFDRQFFRMPPAEANHLDPQIRMLLEGTWEALEDAGMPPSRLRGTTTGVYIGLMNNDYTVKPDTLINAYTNSGTDASMASNRLSYEFDFRGPSYTIDTACSSSLYAIHHACEGIRHGDCDMAVAGGANVVLLPVTSIGLSQAQMISPDGRCKTFDASANGYSRGEGAGVVVLKSLRKALECKDSIYAVIKGGAMSNDGKTYGVSQPSSDAQIDLLGKACRNAGVKPEMISYVEAHGTGTKAGDAAEANALGVAIGKKRAASNAPPLVVGSVKSNIGHTEGAAGVAGVIKAALILAKRKIPPSIHFRVPNPSIPFEALHVQVCTNVTDLPTNAYVGCSSFGFGGANAHVILQESPIARHLADEKGGDGITTDQVDAQTTAKQSHRLLLLSASTHAGLKDQARNWINFLEEKPSYLFSSILYSAACRFQHHRHRLALVVRNRQEAVQLLTDYIEDKKSSENLLTGNDAEEMRTVPLVFAFSGMGTQWWAMGRQLLDEYPKFCAVIKEIDEHLRSVGATWSLFDVLTSSEENSMIHRTEISQPCIFAIEVAIVEVLREFGVSPTAVVGHSVGEVATAYTAGLLTLKQASAIIYHRGRLLEKTSGRGGMLAVLGDANEALKLLPKNLIATSSRRWIKDFDETVAGTNGKCAVLDVAAINSSRQIVLSGDEGALKAAATALSDNDEIRTILLKVNNAFHSYQQSSLQAEVIDCLEKVERTSGVNGAVTTIPMVSSVTAEYVDSEIVGKASYWWANIRQTVRFQDAVKVLLEKGYTNFVEIGAHSVLIPAIKDILSAENLTSQSSVISTLKRPRDIRAPSSDETASLLRCIAKLHVMGAKIDFSSMYPQESHQFVPLPRYPWQREECWFSANEAAVDLVHPLLGERQASIAEIVGDDSETDTIIWKCEYSSFTLPWLKDHAIVDVIAPAAAYVETGLAAARSIFGDAANFCLTNVAVKKFMFTPNSSADVRVLAEKLGQKEYRLSIHSSKATASSGWQTHATMTILQPNDEQAKEDSFENLASLKKRFPIVVRTSKEDIYNSGDEGDSYKFGPSFRVCQWAALSHEMNEILVRATVTEEIRHELHRYIIHPAFLDGCFQAYLLSSRTKFDQPTDVDGSKPTVLVPTSLSSCEVYGEIPSDVFIHLKEYDNSDGHNCADVSLMSADDGRVALKINKVTFSSISSSGDDNKPHFWTLKWESERSEKTVDDNEDDSAPANAVCIMWFSESQKTALEHLLHEFKERNIQADVRFMTDEKNESESFSSYTDIVMLLMDISESNVFETTKKDDFLDAAFASPLAYIKTLQNHGSSWEKEAHLRHWLVTQNGQAVFDGEIANPGQTTVAGCILSLAHELPDSKNFWVDLESADTSTSSVWQAFVDYFLNFDPGENEVALRRGTDNDSFAPVFPRLTEMNPDAIASHVSDAHWTVAYSSKTKRPILTAVDHPDTRHPVIVKVTCFGPLSRTSSGEFPGAWVIGAVTSCPDASFELGDTVLGLSDMISSTVSVPLSLAVKVPEEMTLSNAEIVNAVQELLVPYITFTVASPLAVGDTVLALANPSDSSQKKELTALSKLLHWLKVRFIVVHNSAKLSENDIDACTPQDLASILVDKKLASGVVFLNEVEITEADKVLQHLKSFGSCVFYSRAQLRRFVKSAKTDRSLANFFPMMTTQDLFDEQHRGLVGRSLVQLLERLRRETNGKRKVEAKHLRDLLAPSAADSLHTFLADSEPINLTLPFENSFTARLNDSYLITGGLKGLGLSLAKWLVDRGAKHLHLLGRSPPGAEEAVQIEELREMSRIDIWQVDISSEDAIEGVFQEISQITSSNLAGIFHCAAVYHDSLLFTVEKDQLEKVMLPKAYGAWLLHRQSLALKTHLRYFVLFSSIASLFGNSGQVSYCIANTVLNSLADHRKRMGLPATSLQFGAISGAGFLQQNPKIMTLLKSRGLAPLSDQSALDCMGRAMLIQLPSLCIQGNITPEKYVRPAKLGSTFRFSRLKELEKLAGDRIDAIESSKMLFASLSPPEKRKVVVDLLSTWLGAGLGLDEVPLNASLVSIGFDSIMATEMSDRIHLAFIVIVPPVRMLNDQCSVNFLADIIMTLIQNQATAEEEKEEEEETPGEKSDQNLWRYSLNSPAKDKTICHLICFPPYAAGASVYSQWGKLFKDSGIGVTVLHFPGWEERQTETFLGDLDGLVSAALDAVLPLAEEHKVAFYGHSMGGLIAYEVALRLEKDHGISITHFFVGAWYAPHLQYPRPADFNIPSSVFKRDAPLAVVFQHLKQLNFIDLPSAVDPLLQHWMPCFEIALKILKRYTPNENSLPCSIDAFSSTGDPFVQPKDVIPWEKQSRSDFVHNSVNAPGHQFTNLFANVICETIQGRLKTLL